Proteins co-encoded in one Candidatus Polarisedimenticolaceae bacterium genomic window:
- a CDS encoding pyridoxal phosphate-dependent aminotransferase: MTTRTNLSARAQAMPASPIRRLAPLVAAARKAGKTIYSLNIGQPDIETPRPILDRLKTYDAALIPYGPSQGLPEFIEALRTYYRGVGLTLATEDIFVTTAGSEAILFTLGAICDPGDQVLVFEPFYTNYNGFATMVGVEPVPVTTRAEDGYHLPSRAAIEAKIGPKTRALLLCSPNNPTGTVYTDAEMAMLASICRDRGLYLVADEVYREFVYDGATHHSALTLPGLADQVIVVDSVSKRYSLCGARLGNIVSKNREFMDAILRFGQARLCPPTLGQYACTALTEVPHSYVEDVVARYEKRRDTVYGALAAMPGVVVRKPEGAFYLCGRLPVDDANGFAEFLVRDFDVDGETVVIAPADGFYATPGLGKDEARIAYVLDVPKLERALAIFAKALAAYPGRTI, translated from the coding sequence ATGACGACGCGCACGAACCTCTCCGCAAGGGCGCAGGCGATGCCCGCGAGCCCGATCCGGCGCCTCGCCCCGCTCGTCGCAGCGGCGCGGAAGGCCGGAAAGACGATCTACTCCCTGAACATCGGCCAGCCCGACATCGAGACGCCGCGGCCGATCCTCGATCGCCTCAAGACCTACGACGCCGCGCTCATCCCCTACGGCCCATCGCAAGGGCTTCCCGAGTTCATCGAGGCGCTGCGCACCTATTACCGCGGGGTCGGTCTCACGCTCGCCACCGAGGACATCTTCGTCACCACCGCGGGCAGCGAAGCGATCCTCTTCACCTTGGGCGCGATCTGCGATCCGGGCGACCAGGTCCTCGTCTTCGAGCCGTTCTACACGAATTACAACGGCTTCGCGACGATGGTGGGCGTGGAACCGGTGCCGGTCACGACGCGCGCCGAGGACGGCTACCACTTGCCCTCCCGCGCCGCGATCGAGGCGAAGATCGGGCCGAAGACGCGCGCGCTCCTCCTCTGCTCGCCGAACAACCCCACCGGCACGGTTTACACCGACGCCGAGATGGCGATGCTCGCGTCGATCTGCCGCGACCGCGGGCTCTACCTCGTCGCCGACGAGGTCTACCGCGAGTTCGTCTACGACGGTGCGACGCACCACTCCGCGCTGACGCTCCCGGGGCTCGCCGATCAGGTCATCGTCGTCGACTCGGTCTCGAAGCGCTATTCGCTGTGCGGCGCGCGGCTCGGCAACATCGTGTCGAAGAACCGTGAGTTCATGGACGCGATCCTGCGCTTCGGACAGGCGCGCCTCTGCCCGCCGACGCTCGGCCAGTACGCCTGCACCGCGCTCACCGAAGTCCCGCACAGCTACGTCGAGGACGTCGTCGCGCGTTACGAGAAGCGCCGCGACACCGTCTACGGCGCGCTTGCGGCGATGCCGGGCGTCGTCGTGCGCAAGCCCGAGGGCGCCTTCTACCTTTGCGGGCGCCTCCCCGTCGACGACGCGAACGGTTTCGCCGAGTTCCTCGTCCGCGACTTCGACGTCGACGGCGAGACGGTCGTCATCGCCCCCGCCGACGGCTTCTACGCGACACCGGGTCTCGGCAAGGACGAGGCGCGCATCGCCTACGTCCTCGACGTGCCGAAGCTCGAGCGCGCGCTCGCGATCTTCGCGAAGGCGCTCGCGGCTTACCCCGGCCGCACGATCTGA